AGGTTCACCCGACATTTAGAGATCAACCAAACAGATAAAATGAACAAACCAGCGGGAGGGGGGCAAGGGAGATAACGCCATGGATAGAAATATCAGCATCGGGGAATTTCATCGCAGACTCTTGGAGGAAAAATCAAAGGCCTGCTGTCCGGTTAAAAAATACAAGCTGCTGTGGCTGATTGCAGCCCTGGCCGTGATCATCGCTTTTGCCATGACCTGGTTTCAAGAAGCAAGGTTCAACAGCATCATCATTCATCACACGGCGTCCAAGACGGACAATTACGCGTCCATTAAGCGCTATCACAAGAAAAAAGGGCTGAGGGACGCAGCCTACCACCTGGTGCTGTCCAACGGAAGCACGGACATCCCACTGGGCAATTTGGAGCCCACGGGAAGATACCTGGCTCTGACTCACGCCATGGCCGTCCGGGACGTCAAATACAACCTGACCGGGCTGCACCTTTGCATTGTGGGCAATTACGAAACCAACGAGGTTCCCGGCTACATGAAGCCCGTGATCGCACATGCCGTTCGCGCTCTGCAGAACAAATTCGGAATACCCGACGACCGCCTTTTTTTCCACCGCGACGTGGGCAAAACCAAATGCCCGGGCAAGTACTTCACCAAAAAGGATTTTCTGTACTGGGTGAGGACCATGGCCGACCAATGCCCTGCGTCCATTGCGGCCCAGCAAAACGAGGCTATCGCCGCCGCCCCGCTGTCAGGCGGCATGGTCACCATTCAGCAGGGAATCGTGATGGGCGCGGCCCTGCTTTTCTTCGCCTTGGGATGGATTGCGTTTTTCCATATTTTGTCGGTGTTCAGACAAAGCACAGCGCTTAAGGAGAGCAAATCCGCCGCCGGACACTGCCACCCTTTGCTGGTGGGCATTACCCTTACCTCTTTCAATGGGACGGGCGCCAAGGGATGACGCCCCGTTGCGGCCGCTAACCGGGCAAGATTTTGGGGGGACATGAAATGATTTTTGTAAGAACGAAAATGCTGCCAACGTAAAACGTCTGAAAGCCGCATCTGGCGGAGAGCGCGTTATCAAAAGGTCTTCTTTAATACTAAATGTGCTCCGCACCCTGGCAGGATACTGCTCTGCCAGGGCTACCCGTAATCTGCACGGGTGGAATAAAGTGATAGGGACAAAAAATCATTTGTTGGGTTTCGCATACATGTTTTCGGCTTTGATCATTATTCAGGCTGGAAAGATACTGCCTTCATAACAAAGGCTCTGCAAGCCCTACCCAACAAAAATAGGGGGAAGGCATGGAACTGATACGAAGAAGAGCGCCCAGGAATCCGGGCGTTAAAATTGTAAAGAAGATATTTTTCATCATCGCCGTGCTGTTTTGCCTTGTGCAGGCGTTGCAGTGGGAGATTAACCTTTTGTCTTCCGACAACCTTCACACGGAACGGCGAAGCCTTAAATATTATTTGACTTTCCCTTCCAGGATAATTCGGAAAGCGCCGGTGATATCCAAGACGCCCAGCACTCAGACGGAATACTCCTACGGAACAAAAGGGGGGCATTCCAGGGGCTACGAAAGCATCTATTATGAAAGCTCCGAGTCAAAAGGGAATATACAAAACCAGCTGTCGGAATACCTTGGCGAATTGGGTTATGCCGTTATTTCAAAGGAGGCGGAGGAAGGAAACGGAGGAGAATGGGAAAGCGTCAGGCTGATATTCACGGCGCCCTCCAAACCGGAAACCGAGGTGGTTGCCAGCTTATTTCACAAGCCTGCAAAAGGATTCGTAAACGTAAGGATTACCGTCTATCACTGGTAATCGCGCTTACCTTGCAAAGGCGTGGATGACCTTGGAGAAGATGTTCACCAGGTACGGATCGAACTGGGCGCCGGAGCGCTTTTGCAGCAGATCCAGGACAAAGCCGATGCTTCTGGCCGGGCGATACGGCTTGTCGGTCAGGGCCGCGTCGTAAAAATCCGCCAGGGTGACCATCTGGCTGATCGCCATGGGCGTCTGCACGCGGGTGGAGCGGGGATACCCCGCCTTGCCCGAATAATGCAGATGATGCTCGTAGGCCGCAATGGCCGCCACCCTCGGGAGGTCGCGGTTTTTGGCCAGAATGCGTGCGCCCGCCAGGCAGTGCTGGGAGATCATCATTTTTTCCTGGGCGGAAAGGGGCTCGGCCTTGTTCAACACTTTGGCCGGAATGCGAAGCTTCCCGAAGTCGTGATAAAGCCCGGCCAGGGCGGCGTCCCGGAACACCTCGGGGGAGGCGTCCAGAAACTGGGCCTGGGCCGCGCACAAAACCGACACGTTGAGGGAATGGTTGAAGGTCAGGGGATCGTGATCCTTCAGGGTTTTAAGAGGCAGCAGATCGTCGGCATATTTCAAAAAATAATGGATGAAGCTCATGACCGAATTGCGGATTTTCGCCTTTTGAAGTCCTGTGCCGTTGCAAATCTGACTGATGGCGTCCCGGGCCTGCTCCAGAAAGTTGACGTCCAACTCGCGGAGCTCCTCGCCGGGAGTCTGCTGTCCCTTGGCTTCCAGTTCGGCGATTTCCTCCTGGGACAGGGTCCCTTGCACCATGAGGTTGACCAGGGCTTTGTGGGACACCCTGGGCTTATTTCCCGCCCTGGCCTGGGTGACCAAACGCCCCACCCGGACGCACCGGGTGCTGTTCAGGTTGATGGGCGCCTCGTCCTCGCCTTCGGGCGGCGGAGCCGTGGCGTTATGGACGAACTCCCTTATTTCGTCGGCGTTCAATCCCGGCAGAAAAACCAGGCGCTGCACGCCCACGGTTTGCATGAACTCGGCCAGTTTGACAAAATGCAGGCCTTTTTTATTCATGGGCCTGCCTGCAAAAAGGATTTCCTTTTCAATGCAGACAAAAATCATTTCGGGCAGGCTTTGAAAAATCCCCGAGGCTTTCTCCTGGGCCTGAGTGATGGAAAGCTGCACCTGGGAGTGGTTGGGATCGTAAATCAGGGAGTTCCTGATGGACGCCACGATGCTGGAGACAAAGGACGAAACCATTTGATCCAGTTGATTGGTCTGCATGCCGGTGTAGTTCATATTCATCAGATCGCCTGCGCCCTTTTTTGCCTTGCAGCCAGTCTCTTTGCTATATCCACAATTTCCACGTTATGATCCTGCAAACCGGCGCTAATCAGGTCGTCCAGCCGGTTTATGGGAAAGCGCTCCAGGGAGCGGAAAATTTCCAGTTTAATGCGGTCGTATGTCGGCCCTGCAAAGAGGAACTTGGAGGTGACCACCTCGTAAAAGTCCTCCAGCACGTCCGGGTCCCTGATTTCGGCCAATGCTTTGATGGCCCGGATGCGCAGGGAAAGGGCCTGGGGATCTTTGGCGCGATGGTCCTTGACCATGTCTATGAGCTTTTCCGTGACAAAGGAGTCGAAAATCAGGCCGGCTACGGATATGCCGCCCATGGCGATTTCATGCTCCGGGTCGTCAATGGCGCTGAGGATCAGGGAACGCAGGCTGGGCGATCCGATCCTGGCGAGAGCGCGCAAAGCCTCGATACGCACCTTGGGATGGCCTTCCCCGGCCAGTTCCTCCACCCGGTCCACGGCTTTATCGTCCCCCACGGTTTTGATGATGGCCAGCATGTTGCGGACCACAAACCAACGGTCGTCGTACAGATTTTCCAGGACGAAAGGCTGGGCCGGGCTGTATGCGTGGGAGATGAGCTTTAAAAGGATTCCCCGGACGGACTTGTTGTCCTCCTGGATCAGGGCTTCCACCAGGCTGTTTCCGGCTATGGGCCCGGTTTGCTCCAGGATTTCCATCAAAGGCTCCGCTTCATCCATTCCTTTTTGCAGGAGGATGGCGGCCGTAAAGGAAATGTTTTCCGTATCCCAGAATTTATCCGTGACCTTGGCCCGGACCCGGCCTAAAAAGGCCTTGTCCTGCTCATGGTCCGCAGCAATCTCCTCCATGATGGTCCAGATATGCCCCAACACGTCCCAACGGGCCAGGGTGAGGTTTTCCCAGGCCAGGCTCATGAGGATTTCGGCGAAATCCATGGCCTCATTTTCATCCGGGGCTTTTTCAAACAAGTCCAGAAGCATTTCCGCAAACCGGAAGCTGGTATGCAGAGGGTCTTCCAACTCCTCGTGCTGCCAGTGGCCCGCGTCGGGAATGTTTTCCATCTGCCTGGCGGTGAAGGCCTGCAACTGCCTGACGCCCTCAATGGTGGGTCCTTGCTTTTCCGCCTCCGATATTCCGGCCATGGACAAAAAGGACTGGGCGTTGGCTTCCAGTTCCTTGCGCTCTTCCTGGGAAAGGTCGGAAAGGACGATGTTGACCTCCTCCTCCGAGCTTTTTGCCGCCAATTGATCCACCAAAGCCAGAATGGCCGGGTTGACCTGGAGATTGGATTTTTTTATTTTTTCAATGGCTTTTAACAAAATGGCGGCGGGAAGCCGGCGCAGGATTTCCGCGGCGATGTGCGGCGTCTTGGTTGAAAAGTCAAAGACTTCCTTTAAAAAATCCAGCCGGGGCTCCGGGGCCAGGGTTTTTATCAGGTCCACAAAGCTCTTTTTGACCAGTGAGTCGGAGGATTCGTCCCTGGCCGGAGCTGCCAACTCCTTCAGAAACTGTTTCGCAACCTTGGCGTAGGACAGGCTGACCGCCGCGTCCTCTTCCAGCTCATTTAAAAATTCGGCAAGCTCTTTGCCGTCAATGTTGAGGAGAGACACGCTTTCCCGGTCGTACAGGGGAATCTGGCCCAGCAGCCCGCGCACGTAGCCTTTCCAGCCGCTTTCCTCCGGGTCCCGGCCTTCCTCCTCCTCATCCGGGGCGTCCAGGTCTTCGGTGAATTGCAGGTTTTCGTAATCCAGCTGCGACACGGTCAGATTGACCACGCCTTCGGCCGAAAGAATGTCAGCGAGGCTCACGGACGCGGCGCCGGGCAGGAGGTCCTCCCCCATGATGCGGCCCACCGTCACCAACTCGCTGCTGGTAAGCCCCTTTTTGATGGTCAGGGAAAGCACCGACCTGTCATGGAGAAAGGAGGCGAACTCGGCGTGGGCGGCAAGGTTGGGGGCAAGCTCGGTCTGTCCGTGGATGAGGGCGTCCCCCACCACTCCCAGGACCAGATCCTGGCCGCCGGACTCGTAAAAAAACTTCTTCAGGACCGTGCTCACCCTGGCCATGGCCATTTTCAGTTGAGGATGGCCGTCCGGATACAGCGCCGCGTTTTTCCGGACGATATTCAACTGCATGACCACATCCGAAATCAGCTTGGGATCAATCCCACTCTCGTTTGGCTCGTTCATCAACGCCCCGGGCTTGTTAAGTGGACGGGTTTGGACGGCTTCTTGCCTGACTGCTGTATATTGCATGTGCTTTTATAGAACCTGCCTTAAGAACCCTCGGAGTCCTTGATGATTCTCACATCTCTCTGGGGATACGGGATCTCCACCCCAGCTTCCTTCAAGGCCTTGTATACGGCGAGGTTCACCCTATACTGGAGGTCATAATACTTGATGGTGGGCGCCCAATAGCGCACCCCGATATTTATGGAAGAATCTGCAAAGGCTTCAATTCCTATCTGACTTGCGGGTTCTTCGGGTATATCCTCAAAATTCTTTAGCGCATTGTTGATTGCCTCGATGGCGGTCTCCGGGTCGCTGGCGTAAGAAATCCCCACGGAGGTCTCCACCACGGAATAGGCGAAGGAGTTGGTCAGGATCTCCCCCACGATGTGCTTGTTGGGGATCATGATTTTCTCGCCGTCCTCGGTGATGAGGATCGTGGAGGCCAGGGTGATGTCCTCCACCACGCCCCGCACGCCGGCCATGGTCACGGTGTGGCCCAGGGTGAACGGCCGGGTCATGATGATGGTGAGTCCCGCGCCGTAGTTGGACAAGATGCCTTGCACGGCGAAGCTGGCGCCCAAGGTCAGGGCGCCCAGGGCGGCGACAAAGGGCCCCAGGGAAATGCCGAATTTATCCAGGGCCAGAATCACCGTAAAAATCAGCACTAAAACCTTGGAAACACCGCCCAGAAACCGGCTGAGCATGGGGTCCATGTTCCGGCCGTCGCACAAACGGGTGATGGTCTTGGCAAGCCAGCCGGCTAAAAGCCATCCCACAATAAGGATGACCATCGCTCCGAATATCTGAAACGAGTAGTTGACCACAAAATCGGTGGCCACGCCAAAGGCTTTATCCAGTTCTATATTTTCCAAAGACGGCCTCCTTAGAATCGTGTATTAGTAAATTTTACAAAAATTGACTATGTGTAGAATTTCCTTGAAATCAAGTCTGCTAGACTAATTTTAAGAATGAATATCATACTTATTGGCGTTTTGCCAAATAAATTAAACGCCTAACGACACGCCTGCGCCGTGAAATTTTGCATTAGTTTTGCTTTTTCTATGAGCATTGGTCATGTATCATGGGATAAAAACTTTGCCCATATACCCGAACCCCAGGAGAGTTCCCCATGCAAATCAAGCCCTTTTTAGTAGTCGTTTTTATTCTGCTATTGGTTGCGCCGGCGGCTTTTTCCCAGTCTGCGAACCATGAAAGCCCGTTCCACCAAGCAGAAAAGCAAAGGCGGGAAGGCAATTATAAGGACGCCCTGGATTTGTATGAGCAGTTGATTAAGGACCAAAACTCCGGCCCCGAGCAAGCTGCATCGTCCATTCAAAATGCGGTAGCCTGCATGCAGCGTCTTGGCAGGTTGAAAGAGGCCGACGGCCTGCTGGAAAAGGCGGTGGAAATTCATAAGGATCAATGGCGCGTTCTCCACCGGGCGGCGGAGACTTATTTTTCCCTGGATCATAACGGGTGTCTAGTATC
The Desulfatibacillum aliphaticivorans DSM 15576 DNA segment above includes these coding regions:
- a CDS encoding peptidoglycan recognition protein family protein; its protein translation is MDRNISIGEFHRRLLEEKSKACCPVKKYKLLWLIAALAVIIAFAMTWFQEARFNSIIIHHTASKTDNYASIKRYHKKKGLRDAAYHLVLSNGSTDIPLGNLEPTGRYLALTHAMAVRDVKYNLTGLHLCIVGNYETNEVPGYMKPVIAHAVRALQNKFGIPDDRLFFHRDVGKTKCPGKYFTKKDFLYWVRTMADQCPASIAAQQNEAIAAAPLSGGMVTIQQGIVMGAALLFFALGWIAFFHILSVFRQSTALKESKSAAGHCHPLLVGITLTSFNGTGAKG
- a CDS encoding HD-GYP domain-containing protein, with product MNMNYTGMQTNQLDQMVSSFVSSIVASIRNSLIYDPNHSQVQLSITQAQEKASGIFQSLPEMIFVCIEKEILFAGRPMNKKGLHFVKLAEFMQTVGVQRLVFLPGLNADEIREFVHNATAPPPEGEDEAPINLNSTRCVRVGRLVTQARAGNKPRVSHKALVNLMVQGTLSQEEIAELEAKGQQTPGEELRELDVNFLEQARDAISQICNGTGLQKAKIRNSVMSFIHYFLKYADDLLPLKTLKDHDPLTFNHSLNVSVLCAAQAQFLDASPEVFRDAALAGLYHDFGKLRIPAKVLNKAEPLSAQEKMMISQHCLAGARILAKNRDLPRVAAIAAYEHHLHYSGKAGYPRSTRVQTPMAISQMVTLADFYDAALTDKPYRPARSIGFVLDLLQKRSGAQFDPYLVNIFSKVIHAFAR
- a CDS encoding HEAT repeat domain-containing protein encodes the protein MNEPNESGIDPKLISDVVMQLNIVRKNAALYPDGHPQLKMAMARVSTVLKKFFYESGGQDLVLGVVGDALIHGQTELAPNLAAHAEFASFLHDRSVLSLTIKKGLTSSELVTVGRIMGEDLLPGAASVSLADILSAEGVVNLTVSQLDYENLQFTEDLDAPDEEEEGRDPEESGWKGYVRGLLGQIPLYDRESVSLLNIDGKELAEFLNELEEDAAVSLSYAKVAKQFLKELAAPARDESSDSLVKKSFVDLIKTLAPEPRLDFLKEVFDFSTKTPHIAAEILRRLPAAILLKAIEKIKKSNLQVNPAILALVDQLAAKSSEEEVNIVLSDLSQEERKELEANAQSFLSMAGISEAEKQGPTIEGVRQLQAFTARQMENIPDAGHWQHEELEDPLHTSFRFAEMLLDLFEKAPDENEAMDFAEILMSLAWENLTLARWDVLGHIWTIMEEIAADHEQDKAFLGRVRAKVTDKFWDTENISFTAAILLQKGMDEAEPLMEILEQTGPIAGNSLVEALIQEDNKSVRGILLKLISHAYSPAQPFVLENLYDDRWFVVRNMLAIIKTVGDDKAVDRVEELAGEGHPKVRIEALRALARIGSPSLRSLILSAIDDPEHEIAMGGISVAGLIFDSFVTEKLIDMVKDHRAKDPQALSLRIRAIKALAEIRDPDVLEDFYEVVTSKFLFAGPTYDRIKLEIFRSLERFPINRLDDLISAGLQDHNVEIVDIAKRLAARQKRAQAI
- a CDS encoding mechanosensitive ion channel family protein, with amino-acid sequence MENIELDKAFGVATDFVVNYSFQIFGAMVILIVGWLLAGWLAKTITRLCDGRNMDPMLSRFLGGVSKVLVLIFTVILALDKFGISLGPFVAALGALTLGASFAVQGILSNYGAGLTIIMTRPFTLGHTVTMAGVRGVVEDITLASTILITEDGEKIMIPNKHIVGEILTNSFAYSVVETSVGISYASDPETAIEAINNALKNFEDIPEEPASQIGIEAFADSSINIGVRYWAPTIKYYDLQYRVNLAVYKALKEAGVEIPYPQRDVRIIKDSEGS